AAATATTGCTAGCACCCTTCCAAACTTAGGAAGTCGCATAATTCAAGGCGAAGTACATTGGGAAAACACAACAACAATCGAGGGCGAGTATCATCATATCCTAGGATATTGGGAATGGGCTGAAGACGTACTTGGTGGAAGCCAACAAACTCTGAGTACAACAAAGATTTACGATGTTGTCTATGCCTCACTTTTCACTTATGATCGAAACTCGAACATTTTGCAAGCATTTTGTGAGGCTTGGTGCCCCAAGACGAACACACTTCTTACATCAGCTGGGGAGCTATCTATATCTCTTTGGGACTTACATATCCTTGGGGGTTTGCCCATTGCGGGTTCTCCGTACGAAGAAGTGGTACCTGAGACAAGGGAACTCATCGGTTTGAATGAAAAACAAGTCAGATTTATTCCTCGATCTTGCGAGTATTTATTTGCCGCATTTCATCATCTTAAGGAGGGTACGGGTGCTACCCAAAAGGTCTCCTTCATCAAGTGGACAAGTTTTTGGTATAAAAACCTTTAATATATAGGCCTGCCCCATtgcgaaagaaaaagaaatctgCACGCCTAAAGTCAACACATAATCCTAATGGAGTTATTCCCGAGACGACGAGGTGGTCGAGTGATCAAGAAACTATATTCTCTAAGCTTAGAGTGAGGTCTGACAAGAAAGATGAGACATATGTAGCGACATTCTTATCAATTTGGCTATGTGTCTTTGTGTTCCCCAAGGTAGAAAACTCCATTCGTCCTGAGACTTTTAAGATGGCAAGCATGATGGCAGGCGGGCGACAGATTAGCCTTGCAGTCCCAGTTTTAGCGAGTATTTATCATGGTTTGAATAAGATTTCGCGTTCTTCCCAACTCGATCAGGTCaaagtttcttttcccattcatTATGTTTATGGCTGGCTTGCACATTACTTCAAAACTCACTATCCATTTGCTAAGGGTCCATCTATCCCTTTGATGGTGGCATACTCAGGAGAAGGGGATGCAAGGTACTTTGACGAGAAGGATGGAAGAAAACGCATCCACAATGGGGAGGATATAGTTTGGGCACCAACAATGTTAACCAATTCCCGTCCTTATTATTACATGGATAACGATGCCTTTCAAGAATTGGAATCAAATTACTTCATGAGCTTACGTTTTAATTACCTTCCTTTGAGGTATGGTAACTCATTCATCATCGAGCCATATAGCCCGCATCAGTTTGGTCGTCAATTTGGATTTTACCAGAACGTCCTCGGCTTTTTGGAGAACGATATCCGCAACACCTCTCTAGACGAAGgaatcagattttggaggatttgCACACTATATCGATCTATGTCACGTGCGATTTTTCCCCCAGCGGGAGATCCTATGGAGAAACCTTTCTCCACTAATTATATGTCTTGGTGGGAGAAAGCGCATGGGAAGTTTCTTGAGAATAACTTACAAGCTTTGGTAGACAATGTTGGGCTAAAGTCTACAACTCCTTTAGGAGGTGAAGATCAAGGTGTTGGAAAGACGCTCgcaaaagttaaaaaaatatcaACTCCAATCCCAAAAGTAGTTACGCAACCTGAAAAAAGGAAGCTTAAATCCTCAAAGGCAGCTTTGAAAGAAGTGGTGTGCACTTCAACAGCTATAGAGACACACCCTCTAGTTCTTCCATTTAACACGCGTGTTCCTCAAGACACAAGCCATAGTACCAATGAAGATCAAAAGTGGAAAAGGAAACGGCCTAACCCAGTAGAGATCTTAGAGGTTCAAAGTGTTGATAGTCCCTCAAGAACGCATACATCTTGTAACAAAGAGGTAAAATACAATCGCCTCGCTCATTCCTCTTTTTTTTAGGAGTAGCTTCACTATAAGTTACTTACTTTCTTTGCCTTTTCTTTATGCAGTTAAACACCATTGGGCATCCGATGGTATCCCCATGTGACAAGTCGCAAGTGAGTGATGAATCTATTGGAGGGTCTACGTGTAAAGTGAAGTCATCGTCAAAGGCGGCATCTCTTCCTCATGACGAATCCCTAAAAAGACAAACTCCAAATGAGATAACTCGCATTTCACCAATGACAAATACAGCGGTATCTATATTTGAAGGAAAAAGCATTGTTAATCGCAAGAAGGAATTCATTTTGGGACTTTGGGAGGATATTTGCAATAGGCTCTCCAAAACTCGTCCGGAATTGCTCTCATCTTATAGGGAGCAAATCATTGAGATTTTCGAGGATATGAAGAAGACGAATATTCTGGATTTTTCTCCATTAGAAGATTTACTGAATTCTCTTTTTGAACTTGCCGCATCATATGACCAAGAGCGATCCAATATGGCTGATAAGACGAGTGAAGATGAGAAGCTAGAGCTGATTTCCAAAGCTAAAGAGCGTCTCGAATCGTTCAAACTTGAAGCAAGTGAGAAAGTCAAGAAAGTTTCCTCTAGTGAAAAGAAATTGAAGAGAGTCGTGAAGAAGTTGCAGACATTACAACAAGAGAGGGAGAACCTCGAAGGTGTTATAGAAGCGACTCAAAAGGAGGTTGAAGAGATTCAGAAAAAAATTTCAACTGCCGAGACTGAGGTCTCTTCATATGACAACATAAATTTGTTGACTGTTGATGATTCGGCCAAtttggaggagaagaagaagaacttcGAGACTAGCTGTCAAGAACTGATCAACTACAAATTTTGTTTAGATTAGGCTGTTAGCATTAtctcctcttttatttttttatattaggTTGACCTAGTGGATATTTATTTCATCTTAGATAAGATTGTTTCTCCTTAGTTGCATAATTTTTTACTTTACGCACTTGTAACGAAAGGTTCATATCTTATCGTGGGAGAGCCTAAATAATGAACTAtttgattttttcaaaaattagatttcaatatctaaaatatatcCAAAATTCAGAATAAAGCACCTCCAGAATcgccccagataatattttgGGACCAACTTTAGATCCCACCAtgttgaaaatttcagatttgcgcagtctcaccaaaaaaattcatatctcagTGTAAAAATATCGAAATTACAAGCcgtttgatttcaagaaaactagacttcaagatctaGAGCATATCCAAAATTATAAATCAAAAAATTTCAGAATCGTcccaaataatattttgaaaccaactttatattgcacctcGCTGTCAATTCCAGATTTGCCCAGTCTCACTAAAAAAatcatatcttggtgtaggaaTATTGAAATTATGAACCGTTTGATTTATTGAAAGCTAAACTTCAAAAtctagaacatatccaaaattctcaatcaaataACTTCAGGATCGTCCCAGattatattttgaaatcaactttaggTTCCACCAcgttgaaaatttcagatttgcgtGACTTCGCCAAAAGTTTTGTATCTTGAAGTAGGAACGTCGAAATCATGAACCGTTTAATTTACTGGAAACTTAACTTCAAAATAtataacatatccaaaattcAAGATTTAATGCCTTACAGATACATTCAGATAATATTTCGAATCAAGACTAAATTCTGATACACCGACAATTTCAGATTTGCGCGACTTCACcaaatattttgtattttgatatGGAAGCCTCGAGATCGGAAGACGTCTTACTTGCCATAAATCGAAATTTAAGAGCCATATTCTCACAAATATCTTGGGGTTCAAAtctcactgaatttgaaacgTTGCGCCAAGCAATCATTTCCTTAtacttgtgtttccttttgatgCCTCACTTCTCTTCCCCTTTTTTAGGCAGAGGGCGGACTTggagaccaacaaacttgaaggtttggcgaaCTTGAAGACATAGAGAATCCCTGGACTTCAATGCAAATATTTGACATCCTTCTAAAATCGGCCCattgaagatatcaatttaccaaGGAGGGTTGCCCCCTgtaaatcaaatgagatcaaagttcaacAGGAGAATGGCATTTCAGCTTGACTTTGCATTCCTCCATACTTCACtcgaacaacaattggggcaatatgtatcttttgaacttatgcgactgaacttagaatgaaactctaagctgcctacgtacctcggtgaagaggatcaagtcatagttcagactgggtagattttcctaggccgcctctttcgagattttcagcctagcggacttttttttttacatcctaacttttgcctaggccgcctctttcgagattttcaacctagcggactaTTTTTTTTGGGTCGTACACAGTTTATACTCTCGCGGGCTAGGAGTgtagcaacatgcagtttaggctcgtgcgtcaaggagcatcatgacttgcagtttaggctcatacgtcgaggagcatcatgacttgcagtttaggctcgtacgtcgaggagcgtcatgacttgcagtttaggctcatacgtcgaggagcgtcatgacttgcagtttaagCTCATACGTCGAGGAGCGTCATGACTTGCAACTTcatggataatacttcttcaaaaacttgccgttgatagggccgattctcataccatctgcatcaaccagcttgtaagccccactttAATAAacttcttgtacgacatatgtCCTATCCCATTtcgaagtgaacttccctacaggtttatggtaagtaattatgggtcttcgtatggcaaggacttgatctcctacttgaaaggatctcggacgaactcttttgttgaaggcgcgagacaatcgagcttgataacattcaagactctatTGATcatccaatctcttttcatcaagagcttccaactctactaatcgaagtcgagcattttcttcatcagtgatcccttcttgaatagccagtcgtaacgaaggtatttgacgctcaagtggcaagacagcttcgactccataaacgagtgaataaggagtcgcttGTGTAGGCGTGCGATGAGTCgttctatatgcccatagagcttcttccatacggtcattccaatctcgtttggatttggagacaactttctttaacaagttgcatagagtcttgttgaatgcctcagctagaccattggcggcagcattgtacatcgaagagttacgttgcttgaagccaaaagGATCACAAATcctgttcatcaacctattatcgaatggctttccattatccgttattatgtaatgaggaatgccaaagcgataaataatgtttactcgaatgaaacttgcaacattttccttttttacttccttaagagcaacaacttcagcccattttgaaaagtagtcagttgcagccaagatgtatagatgcccaccagaggactttggtagtggtccaacaacatccaatccccaagcgtcaaatggccaggatgcaatagttgggtgcaacacttcaggaggttgatgaataaaattcgcatggaattgacaagccttgcatcttcgagcgtagtccaagcaatcttttaccatcgttggccaataatatcccatcctttttatatggaagtggagctttggtccggactggtgtgacccacataccccagaatgtgcctcttgcaaagcttggagagcttcttcttctcctaggcatcgcaagagtactccctcaaacgaccttctgtatagagtatccttatagtaaaggaagcgaagtgcacgacgacggatttcagtcctcctcctcggattttctggaagtatcccatagcataagtagtcgatGATAGGTTGtctccattcttctttctcaacttcagaaacagcaacaagatgcttgagttcgttttcttcacattcgacctcatttggcggcggtactacccatttttggcagacggTAACTTGCGCTTGGTCAGGCAGGGTTAATGATGAAGCTAGAGCAACTAAagcatcagccttcttattttctttccttggtacGTACTGAATAGTCACATTGTTGAGCCACCCTATCAACTTTTTTGCGTAATCgtgatatgggcgtagttcaggcttcttgacctcgtaactacccaaaagctgattgaacactaactgggagtcaccaaagacttacaattgcaattgcttcatatcaacggccatttcaagcccaagtattaatgcttgatattcagcaacattgttggaacagagttgtgtcaAGGCGAATgagtagggcaagacttcacttgaggag
This genomic stretch from Nicotiana sylvestris chromosome 9, ASM39365v2, whole genome shotgun sequence harbors:
- the LOC138878095 gene encoding uncharacterized protein, with translation MSKPVLSDRLARWYLQFQQFKILYISQKAVKGQPLTDFLADHPIPDDWELTNELPDEDAMVVEVQPPWKMYFDGAAHRGGAGAGVVFVTPQLVFNQLLGSYEVKKPELRPYHDYAKKLIGWLNNVTIQYVPRKENKKADALVALASSLTLPDQAQVTVCQKWVVPPPNEVECEENELKHLVAVSEVEKEEWRQPIIDYLCYGILPENPRRRTEIRRRGNPPW